The proteins below come from a single Drosophila suzukii chromosome X, CBGP_Dsuzu_IsoJpt1.0, whole genome shotgun sequence genomic window:
- the LOC108017010 gene encoding uncharacterized protein isoform X1 — MSKRYPNPVSKYFIYYEKTRKSTCKACNFDMAGRHSENLMRHLKRKHKDVYNSVVAEKQAILVRRQQQAKKVEVDPKDHVLASMFHFPSEPKKILITKDASQLPTNSSMETTDMVDDEETGDGDNEDNASGSQFDGIFIGKSELPDEVNQLDNSGDVELETVAASIAKPLTSLKATTPSLATSSTSTPAPARASSSNCPLDGDDAFYLQYLGNKLSKYSSRTKNTVQFQINRILYKADMGHYEESSPACDSDSF, encoded by the exons ATGTCAAAAAGGTACCCGAATCCGGTGTCGAAGTACTTCATATATTACGAAAAGACTCGGAAGAGCACCTGCAAGGCATGCAACTTCGACATGGCAGGTCGTCACTCCGAGAATCTGATGAGACACCTCAAACGCAAGCACAAGGATGTCTACAATTCTGTGGTGGCCGAAAAACAGGCCATCCTGGTCCGTCGCCAGCAGCAGGCAAAAAAGGTCGAAGTAGACCCGAAAGATCACGTTCTGGCCTCCATGTTCCACTTTCCATCGGAACCCAAAAAAATTCTTATCACTAAG GATGCCTCTCAGCTGCCGACCAATAGTAGCATGGAAACCACAGATATGGTGGATGATGAAGAGACCGGCGATGGAGATAACGAGGACAATGCATCCGGCAGTCAATTCGACGGGATCTTTATTGGGAAATCGGAGCTGCCCGATGAGGTTAATCAATTGGACAACTCTGGGGACGTCGAACTGGAGACAGTGGCTGCATCCATAGCCAAACCTTTGACATCCTTGAAGGCAACTACACCCAGTTTGGCCACCAGTTCCACTTCtactcctgctcctgctcgtGCATCCTCATCGAACTGCCCATTGGATGGTGATGATGCCTTCTACCTTCAATATCTGGGCAACAAATTGAGCAAATACTCGTCCCGCACCAAGAACACAGTCCAGTTCCAAATCAATCGCATTCTGTACAAGGCCGATATGGGACACTACGAGGAATCAAGCCCTGCCTGCGATTCCGACTCCTTTTAG
- the LOC108017010 gene encoding uncharacterized protein isoform X2: METTDMVDDEETGDGDNEDNASGSQFDGIFIGKSELPDEVNQLDNSGDVELETVAASIAKPLTSLKATTPSLATSSTSTPAPARASSSNCPLDGDDAFYLQYLGNKLSKYSSRTKNTVQFQINRILYKADMGHYEESSPACDSDSF; encoded by the coding sequence ATGGAAACCACAGATATGGTGGATGATGAAGAGACCGGCGATGGAGATAACGAGGACAATGCATCCGGCAGTCAATTCGACGGGATCTTTATTGGGAAATCGGAGCTGCCCGATGAGGTTAATCAATTGGACAACTCTGGGGACGTCGAACTGGAGACAGTGGCTGCATCCATAGCCAAACCTTTGACATCCTTGAAGGCAACTACACCCAGTTTGGCCACCAGTTCCACTTCtactcctgctcctgctcgtGCATCCTCATCGAACTGCCCATTGGATGGTGATGATGCCTTCTACCTTCAATATCTGGGCAACAAATTGAGCAAATACTCGTCCCGCACCAAGAACACAGTCCAGTTCCAAATCAATCGCATTCTGTACAAGGCCGATATGGGACACTACGAGGAATCAAGCCCTGCCTGCGATTCCGACTCCTTTTAG